One Podarcis muralis chromosome 1, rPodMur119.hap1.1, whole genome shotgun sequence genomic window carries:
- the NUDT14 gene encoding uridine diphosphate glucose pyrophosphatase NUDT14 isoform X5, which yields MRTHDSVAILIFNTSRRCFVVVKQFRPAVYMCEMERLCPQVFERENQESWCPLPGHLPPSTGVTYELCAGIVDKPELSLEETACMEVLEECGYEIPTASLKKITSCRSGVGVSGSKQTLFYAEVTDEMKAGEGGGQPQEGELIEVVEIPLQDCMTFAFDEALPKTMGFIFSFMWFQTNVVPKLLEKE from the exons CGTGGCCATCCTGATCTTTAATACTTCTCGGCGGTGCTTTGTTGTGGTGAAGCAGTTCCGTCCAG ctgTCTACATGTGTGAGATGGAGCGGCTCTGCCCTCAAGTCTTCGAACGTGAAAACCAGGAGAGCTGGTGCCCTCTGCCAGGCCACTTGCCTCCTTCAACGGGAGTGACCTATGAGCTCTGCGCTGGCATTGTAGACAAGCCAGAGCTCTCATTGGAAGAGACAGCTTGCATGGAAGTCTTGGAAGAGTGTGGGTATGAGATCCCTACAGCCAGCCTGAAGAAAATTACTTCGTGCAG ATCTGGTGTTGGTGTGTCTGGATCAAAGCAGACCTTGTTTTACGCCGAGGTAACAGACGAGATGAAAGCCGGCGAAGGCGGAGGCCAGCCACAAGAAGGGGAGCTGATTGAGGTGGTGGAGATACCTCTGCAGGACTGCATGACTTTTGCCTTTGACGAAGCTCTCCCTAAAACCATGGGCTTCATCTTCAGCTTCATGTGGTTCCAGACCAACGTTGTCCCAAAGCTGCTAGAAAAAGAATAA